The following proteins are encoded in a genomic region of Mus caroli chromosome 18, CAROLI_EIJ_v1.1, whole genome shotgun sequence:
- the LOC115029895 gene encoding protocadherin beta-11-like encodes MENQGGLYLQTRQVLLLFVFLGMSQAYSEAGRLSVVEEMLSGALVGNLVKDLGLQVGELSAREAQVASSDNKLPLQLNINTGDLLLSEPLDREELCGSTEPCVLHFQVLLKNPLKILQAELQVTDVNDNSPVFLEKEMVLEIPENSPVGAVFLLESAIDLDVGINSVKSYVISQNSHFHVTMRINPDGRKYPELVLDKALDYEEQHELGLILTALDGGTPPRSGTALVRVEVIDINDNSPEFDHMFYEVTAPENSMLGSLLITASAWDLDSGINGEVSYAFSHASEDIRKTFAINEHSGEIRLKGYLDFETTKSYSILIKATDRGGLFGKSTVRIQVMDVNDNFPEIIVSSFISPIPENTAETLVMIFSIRDKDSGENGKMVCTIPEDLPFVLKSSIENYYHLETDGALDRESIAEYNITISVTDLGTPRLTTQHNIIVQVADINDNAPAFTQTSYTMFVHENNSPALHIGTISATDSDAGSNAHITYSLLSAQDLQMALTSLISINADNGQLFALRALDYEVLQAFEFQVGATDRGSPALSSQALVRVVVLDDNDNAPFVLYPMQNSSAPCTELLPRAWLWIATLARMPGCRSSCSRPRNLGCSACGLTMARYAPPGC; translated from the exons ATGGAGAATCAAGGGGGACTCTATCTGCAGACAAGGCAAGTCctgcttctctttgttttcctaGGAATGTCTCAAGCATACTCTGAGGCTGGGAGACTTTCAGTGGTGGAGGAAATGTTGAGTGGGGCCTTGGTAGGGAATTTGGTAAAGGACCTGGGGCTCCAGGTGGGTGAGCTGTCTGCACGGGAGGCTCAAGTGGCCTCTAGTGATAATAAACTGCCTTTGCAATTGAATATAAATACAGGAGATTTGCTCCTAAGTGAACCGCTGGACCGGGAGGAGCTGTGTGGCTCCACTGAGCCCTGTGTGCTCCATTTCCAGGTGTTACTGAAAAACCCCTTAAAGATTTTGCAAGCTGAGCTTCAGGTCACGGATGTAAATGACAACTCCCCCGTATTCTTGGAAAAGGAAATGGTTTTAGAAATCCCCGAGAACAGCCCTGTTGGTGCTGTGTTCTTGTTAGAAAGTGCGATCGATTTAGATGTAGGAATCAATTCTGTTAAAAGCTATGTGATAAGCCAGAACTCTCATTTCCACGTTACAATGAGAATTAATCCCGATGGCAGGAAATACCCAGAGCTAGTTTTGGACAAGGCGCTGGATTACGAGGAGCAGCATGAGCTCGGTCTCATCCTCACTGCTTTGGATGGAGGGACGCCACCCAGGTCTGGGACTGCATTGGTCCGAGTGGAGGTCATAGATATTAACGACAACTCCCCCGAGTTTGACCACATGTTCTATGAAGTGACGGCTCCAGAGAATAGCATGCTTGGCTCACTGCTTATCACTGCCTCGGCTTGGGATTTAGACTCAGGAATTAATGGTGAAGTATCGTATGCCTTTTCCCATGCATCAGAGGATATTCGAAAAACATTTGCAATTAATGAACATTCTGGAGAAATACGTTTAAAAGGCTATTTGGACTTTGAAACAACTAAATCCTACTCGATACTCATTAAAGCTACTGATCGGGGAGGACTTTTTGGGAAATCTACAGTAAGAATTCAGGTGATGGATGTGAACGACAATTTTCCTGAAATCATTGTGTCATCATTTATCAGTCCAATCCCAGAAAATACTGCAGAGACTTTAGTTATGATTTTTAGTATTCGAGACAAGGACTCGGGTGAGAATGGCAAGATGGTTTGTACTATTCCGGAGGATCTCCCGTTTGTGCTAAAATCTTCTATTGAAAATTACTACCACTTAGAAACGGATGGAGCACTGGACAGAGAGAGCATAGCTGAATACAACATCACCATCTCTGTTACAGACCTGGGCACACCCAGGCTCACAACCCAGCACAACATAATAGTGCAGGTGGCCGACATCAATGACAATGCCCCTGCCTTCACCCAAACCTCCTATACCATGTTCGTCCACGAGAACAACAGCCCTGCATTGCACATAGGCACCATCAGCGCCACAGACTCTGACGCTGGCTCCAATGCCCACATCACCTACTCGCTGTTGTCTGCTCAGGACCTACAAATGGCCCTCACCTCGCTCATCTCCATTAACGCAGACAACGGGCAGCTGTTTGCACTCAGGGCGCTGGACTATGAGGTCCTGCAGGCTTTCGAGTTCCAAGTGGGTGCGACAGACCGAGGCTCACCTGCACTCAGCAGCCAGGCTCTGGTGCGCGTGGTGGTGCTGGACGACAATGACAATGCGCCCTTCGTGCTCTACCCGATGCAGAACTCCTCTGCTCCCTGCACAGAGCTGCTGCCCAGGGCG TGGCTGTGGATCGCGACTCTGGCCAGAATGCCTGGCTGTCGTTCCAGCTGCTCAAGGCCACGGAACCTGGGCTGTTCAGCGTGTGGGCTCACAATGGCGAGGTACGCACCACCAGGCTGCTGA
- the Pcdhb14 gene encoding protocadherin beta-14: MGTRRALILKKRQVLVFFVLLGLSRASAESLRYSVAEETEIGSFVANLAKDLGLGVAELSSREARVVSDDNKKHLLLNLLTGDMLLNERLDREELCGSTQPCVLPFQVVLENPLQFYRAELHVRDINDHSPTFLDKEITIKIPESATIGATFLIENAQDLDIGSNSLQDYSISPSSHFYVKIHDSDDGKIYPELVLDKALDHEEESELRLTLTALDGGSPPRSGTTLVLIKVVDVNDNAPEFAQSFYEVQVPEDTHIGSNITAISAKDLDMGNNGKISYSFLHASEDIRKTFEINPTSGEVNLISPMDFEVIQSYSVNIQATDGGGLSAKCTLSVKVLDINDNAPEVIISSITKTIPENASETLVALFSVRDQDSGDNGRILCSIQDDLPFILKPTFKNFFTLLSEKALDRESRAEYNITITVSDLGTPRLTTQHTITVQVSDINDNAPAFTQTSYTMFVHENNSPALHIGTISATDSDSGFNAHITYSLLPAQDPELALTSLISINADNGQLFALRALDYEVLQAFEFHVGATDRGSPALSSQALVRVVVLDDNDNAPFVLYPMQNASAPCTELLPRVAEPGYLVTKVVAVDRDSGQNAWLSFQLLKATEPGLFSVWAHNGEVRTTRLLSERDVPKHKLLLLVKDNGDPPRSASVTLQVLVVDGFSQPYLPLPEVARDPAQEEDVLTLYLVIALASVSSLFLLSVLLFVGVRLCRRARAASLAGCSVPEGHFPGHLVDVTGTGTLSQNYQYEVCFTGGTGTNEFKFLKPVMPSLQLHDPDSNMLEKENFRNSLGFNIQ; encoded by the coding sequence ATGGGAACCAGAAGGGCTCTCATCTTGAAGAAAAGGCAagtcttggttttctttgttttgctgggATTGTCTCGGGCAAGTGCTGAATCTTTGCGCTATTCTGTAGCGGAGGAAACAGAAATTGGCTCTTTTGTGGCTAATCTGGCAAAGGATTTAGGACTGGGGGTTGCAGAGCTGTCCTCCAGGGAGGCCAGGGTAGTGTCAGATGATAATAAAAAGCATTTACTCCTTAATTTGCTGACTGGAGATATGCTCCTGAATGAGCGACTGGACCGTGAAGAGCTGTGTGGCTCCACCCAGCCCTGTGTGCTGCCCTTTCAGGTGGTACTGGAAAACCCCTTACAGTTCTATCGAGCTGAGCTGCATGTCAGAGATATAAATGATCACTCCCCTACATTCCTAGACAAGGAAATAACTATTAAAATACCAGAAAGTGCTACTATCGGAGCCACATTCTTAATTGAGAATGCACAAGATCTGGACATAGGAAGCAACAGTCTCCAGGACTACAGCATTAGCCCCAGTTCTCATTTCTATGTTAAAATTCACGACAGTGATGATGGAAAGATATATCCGGAGCTGGTTCTAGACAAAGCTTTGGATCATGAGGAGGAATCTGAGCTTAGATTGACACTTACAGCATTAGATGGTGGGTCTCCACCCAGGTCTGGGACAACATTGGTTCTCATAAAAGTCGTGGACGTCAACGATAATGCTCCAGAGTTTGCTCAGAGTTTCTATGAGGTGCAGGTCCCAGAGGACACACACATTGGCTCCAATATTACTGCCATCTCTGCTAAAGATTTAGATATGGGAAATAATGGGAAAATATCATATTCATTTTTGCATGCATCAGAAGATATTAGAAAAACCTTTGAAATCAACCCAACATCTGGGGAAGTCAATTTGATATCACCAATGGATTTTGAAGTAATACAGTCCTATTCTGTAAATATCCAAGCAACAGATGGTGGAGGTCTTTCAGCAAAATGCACTCTTTCAGTTAAAGTATTAGATATAAATGACAATGCACCAGAAGTGATCATATCATCAATTACAAAGACAATTCCAGAGAATGCTTCAGAGACCCTGGTTGCTCTATTCAGTGTCCGAGATCAGGACTCTGGAGACAACGGAAGGATCCTTTGCTCTATTCAGGATGACCTTCCATTTATTCTGAAGCCCACCTTCAAGAACTTTTTCACTCTACTTTCTGAAAAAGCActagacagagaaagcagagccGAGTACAACATTACCATCACTGTCTCCGACCTGGGCACACCCAGGCTCACAACCCAGCACACCATAACAGTGCAGGTGTCCGACATCAACGACAACGCCCCTGCCTTCACCCAAACCTCCTACACCATGTTTGTCCATGAGAACAACAGCCCCGCCCTGCACATAGGCACCATCAGTGCCACAGACTCAGACTCAGGCTTCAATGCCCACATCACCTACTCGCTGCTGCCAGCTCAGGACCCAGAGCTGGCCCTCACCTCGCTCATCTCCATTAATGCTGATAACGGGCAGCTGTTTGCGCTCAGGGCGCTGGACTATGAGGTCCTACAGGCCTTCGAGTTCCATGTGGGTGCGACAGACCGAGGCTCACCAGCGCTCAGCAGCCAGGCGCTGGTGCGCGTGGTGGTGCTGGACGACAATGATAATGCGCCCTTCGTGCTCTACCCGATGCAGAACGCCTCTGCGCCTTGCACTGAGCTGCTGCCCAGGGTGGCAGAACCTGGCTACCTGGTCACCAAAGTAGTGGCTGTGGATCGCGACTCTGGCCAGAATGCCTGGCTGTCGTTCCAGCTGCTCAAGGCTACAGAACCTGGGTTGTTCAGCGTGTGGGCGCACAATGGCGAGGTACGCACCACCAGGCTGCTGAGCGAGCGCGATGTGCCCAAGCACAAGCTGCTGCTGCTAGTCAAGGACAATGGCGATCCTCCGCGCTCTGCCAGCGTCACGCTGCAAGTGCTAGTGGTGGATGGCTTCTCTCAGCCCTACCTTCCTCTGCCAGAGGTGGCGCGCGACCCTGCACAAGAAGAAGATGTACTAACACTCTACCTGGTCATAGCCTTGGcatctgtgtcttctctcttcctcttgtctGTGCTGCTGTTTGTGGGGGTGAGGCTGTGCAGGAGGGCCAGGGCAGCCTCTCTGGCTGGCTGCTCTGTGCCTGAGGGACACTTTCCTGGCCATCTGGTGGACGTTACTGGCACTGGAACCCTGTCCCAGAACTACCAATACGAGGTGTGTTTCACAGGAGGTACTGGAACGAATGAGTTCAAATTCCTTAAGCCGGTCATGCCCAGTCTTCAGCTCCATGACCCTGATTCTAATATGCTGGAAAAGGAGAACTTTCGCAATAGCCTTGGttttaatattcaataa
- the LOC110284915 gene encoding protocadherin beta-18-like — MEPGVGAAQHIRQVLLFFVFLEGSSVLATTWRYSVPEEMETGSSIANIIKDMDVGDLAARGARVIFDDYQPYLRLELETGNLLLNKKLDREALCSSSEPCILHFQVLLENPLQFLQAELLIEDINDHTPTFLEKLIFLNISESATPGTSFQMNDAQDLDIGMNGIQNYSISPNPYFYLKLKDSGKGRRYPELVLVRSLDREKEASISLILTAMDGGSLPRSGTVLVQVVVLDVNDNAPEFERTLYEVQVPENSSVDSLVIKVSATDLDSGINGEISYSFSHISRDVQKTFEIHPTSGEVHLKTLLDFEVIQSYTINIQAIDGGGLSGKSAIIVQVTDVNDNPPEIVITSLMSSIPENGLSEMVVAVFSLRDQDSGENGRVMCSIEDKLPFLLKPTFKNFYTLVTEHPLDRESRAEYNITIMISDLGTPRLTTQHTITVHISDINDNAPAFSQTTYTMFVHENNSPALHIGTISATDSDLGSNAHITYSLLPPQDQRLALTSLISINADNGQLFALRALDYETLQAFEFLVSATDRGSPALSSQALVRVVVLDYNDNAPFVLYPMQNASAPCTELLPRAAEPGYLVTKVVAVDRDSGQNAWLSFQLLKATEPGLFSVWAHNGEVRTTRLLSERDVLKHRLLLLVKDNGDPPRSASVTLHLLVVDGFSQPYLPLPEVAHDSTHVDEEALTLYLVIALASVSSLFLLSVLLFVGVRLCRRARAASLGGYSETDGHFPGHLVDVSGAGTLSQSYQYEVCLTGMSDSNDIRFLKPVSQP, encoded by the coding sequence ATGGAGCCTGGAGTTGGAGCTGCTCAGCATATAAGGCAAGtgctgcttttctttgttttcctggaaGGGTCCTCGGTTCTTGCCACGACCTGGAGATATTCTGTGCCAGAAGAAATGGAGACTGGCTCCTCTATAGCCAATATAATTAAAGATATGGATGTGGGTGATCTGGCTGCACGAGGGGCCAGAGTTATATTTGATGACTACCAGCCTTATTTGCGGTTAGAACTGGAGACTGGCAACTTGCTTTTGAATAAAAAACTGGACAGGGAGGCACTTTGTTCTAGCAGCGAACCCTGTATATTGCATTTCCAGGTGTTATTGGAAAATCCTCTGCAATTTCTTCAGGCTGAGCTTTTGATTGAAGACATAAATGACCATACCCCCACATTTCTAGAAAAACTCATATTTCTAAATATCTCAGAAAGTGCTACTCCGGGAACCTCATTCCAAATGAATGATGCTCAGGACTTGGATATAGGGATGAATGGTATCCAAAACTATTCAATAAGCCCCAACCCCTATTTCTACCTTAAGTTAAAAGACAGTGGTAAAGGAAGAAGATATCCAGAGCTGGTACTGGTTAGATCTctggacagagaaaaggaggcTTCAATTAGCTTAATACTCACAGCTATGGATGGTGGGTCCCTGCCCAGGTCAGGGACTGTATTGGTTCAAGTTGTGGTTCTGGATGTCAATGACAATGCCCCTGAGTTTGAAAGGACCCTGTACGAGGTCCAAGTACCAGAGAACAGTTCTGTGGACTCACTGGTAATCAAGGTGTCTGCTACAGATTTGGATTCGGGAATAAATGGAGAAATATCTTATTCGTTTTCTCATATCTCTAGAGATGTACAAAAAACATTCGAAATCCATCCAACCTCCGGTGAAGTCCATTTGAAAACACTCCTAGATTTTGAGGTAATTCAGTCTTATACAATAAATATTCAAGCCATCGATGGTGGTGGTCTCTCTGGAAAATCAGCCATTATTGTTCAGGTTACAGATGTGAATGACAACCCACCAGAAATAGTCATTACATCTCTTATGAGCTCTATCCCAGAGAACGGTTTGTCAGAGATGGTGGTCGCTGTTTTCAGTTTACGAGACCAAGACTCTGGAGAAAATGGGAGAGTGATGTGTTCAATTGAAGACAAACTCCCTTTTCTCTTGAAACCTACTTTCAAAAATTTCTACACTCTAGTAACAGAGCATCCACTggacagagagagcagagctgagTACAACATCACCATCATGATCTCCGACCTGGGCACACCCAGGCTCACAACCCAGCACACCATAACAGTGCACATCTCTGACATCAACGACAACGCCCCCGCCTTCTCCCAAACCACCTACACCATGTTCGTCCACGAGAACAACAGCCCAGCCCTGCACATAGGCACCATCAGTGCCACAGACTCAGATTTAGGCTCCAATGCCCACATCACCTACTCACTGCTGCCACCCCAAGACCAGAGGCTGGCCCTCACCTCGCTAATCTCCATCAACGCTGACAACGGGCAGTTGTTTGCGCTCAGGGCTCTGGACTATGAAACCCTACAGGCCTTCGAGTTCCTCGTGAGTGCCACGGACCGAGGCTCACCCGCGCTCAGCAGCCAGGCGCTGGTGCGCGTGGTGGTGCTGGACTACAATGACAATGCGCCCTTCGTGCTCTACCCAATGCAGAACGCTTCTGCGCCCTGCACAGAGCTGCTGCCCAGGGCGGCAGAGCCTGGCTACCTGGTCACCAAGGTGGTGGCTGTGGATCGCGACTCTGGACAGAATGCCTGGCTGTCGTTCCAGCTACTCAAGGCCACGGAACCTGGGCTGTTCAGCGTGTGGGCGCACAATGGCGAGGTGCGCACCACCAGGCTGCTGAGCGAGCGCGATGTGCTCAagcacaggctgctgctgctaGTCAAGGACAATGGCGATCCTCCGCGCTCTGCCAGCGTCACGCTGCACCTGTTGGTGGTGGATGGCTTCTCTCAgccctacctgcctctgccagaaGTGGCGCACGACTCTACCCACGTGGATGAAGAAGCGCTCACACTCTATTTGGTCATTGCCTTGGCGTCTGTGTCTTCGCTCTTTCTCTTGTCCGTGCTACTGTTCGTGGGGGTGAGGCTGTGCAGGAGGGCCAGGGCGGCCTCTCTGGGTGGCTACTCTGAGACTGATGGACACTTTCCTGGCCACCTGGTGGATGTCAGCGGCGCGGGGACCCTGTCCCAGAGCTACCAATATGAGGTGTGTCTGACAGGAATGTCAGATTCCAATGATATTCGGTTCCTAAAGCCTGTCTCCCAACCTTGA
- the LOC110285082 gene encoding protocadherin beta-15-like has translation MKIGREHRQRQVLLIFLLLGVARASWEPRRYFVMEETPSGTVLADLVQDLGLGVAELAARGAQVVSEEKESRLQLDLQTGKLILNEKLDREELCGSTEPCVTHFQVLLKKPLEIFQAELRVGDINDHSPEFPEREMAVKIIENSPVGTVFLLKTAQDLDVGNNSVQNYKIGTNSHFHVSIRNQGDGRKYPELVLDKELDREEQAAFRLTLTALDGGSPPRTGTSQIRIVVLDVNDNAPEFAQAFYRVQIPENSPSGSMVAKVSAKDLDTGTNGEVSYSLFHRSQEMSKTFELNALSGEVRLIKALDFETTPSYELDIEATDGGGLSGKCSVSIQVVDVNDNYPELIISSLTNPIPENSPETEVALFRVRDRDSGENGRTICSIQDSVPFTLEPSVENFYRLVTDGALDREIRAEYNITISVTDLGIPKLTTQHTITVQVSDINDNAPAFTQASYTMFVHENNSPALHIGTISATDSDSGSNAHITYSLLPPQDQRLALTSLISINADNGVDRDSGQNAWLSFQLLKATEPGLFSVWAHNGEVRTTRLLSERDAPKHRLLLVVKDNGEPPRSASVTLQVLMVDGFSQPYLPLPEVVRNPSHQEGDVLTLYLVIALASVSSLFLLSVLLFVGVRLCRRAREVSLGGCSVPEGHFPGHLVDVSGTGTLSQSYQYEVCLSGDSQSNEFKFLKPVFSGIVDQNYGRQPDDQSFPSVLGM, from the exons ATGAAGATTGGAAGGGAACACAGACAAAGGCAAGTTCTGTTGATCTTTCTCTTGCTGGGAGTGGCTAGGGCGAGCTGGGAACCCCGCCGCTACTTTGTGATGGAGGAAACACCCAGCGGCACTGTTTTGGCAGATCTAGTCCAGGACCTAGGGCTGGGAGTTGCGGAGCTAGCTGCTCGAGGAGCCCAGGTAGTCTCTGAGGAAAAGGAATCCCGCTTGCAGCTGGATCTACAGACTGGGAAGCTAATCTTAAATGAAAAACTGGACCGCGAGGAGCTGTGCGGCTCCACTGAGCCCTGTGTCACTCATTTCCAAGTGTTACTGAAAAAACCACTGGAAATATTTCAAGCTGAGCTACGAGTAGGAGACATTAATGATCATTCTCCCGAGTTTCCTGAAAGAGAAATGGCCGTGAAAATCATAGAGAATAGCCCTGTTGGCACTGTGTTTCTACTCAAAACAGCTCAGGATTTGGATGTGGGAAATAACAGCGTTCAGAACTATAAGATTGGTACCAACTCTCATTTCCACGTTTCCATCCGCAACCAAGGTGATGGAAGAAAATACCCAGAGCTGGTGCTGGACAAAGAGCTTGATCGCGAGGAGCAGGCAGCGTTCAGATTAACTCTGACAGCGCTGGATGGCGGTTCTCCTCCCAGGACTGGCACCTCGCAAATCCGCATTGTTGTCTTGGATGTCAATGACAATGCCCCTGAGTTTGCACAGGCTTTCTACCGGGTGCAAATTCCAGAGAACAGCCCCTCAGGTTCCATGGTTGCTAAGGTCTCTGCTAAGGATTTAGACACTGGGACAAATGGAGAGGTATCATACTCTCTTTTTCATAGGTCTCAGGAAATGAGCAAAACTTTTGAGCTAAACGCCCTGTCAGGAGAAGTTCGGCTAATCAAAGCACTGGACTTTGAGACAACACCTTCATATGAACTAGACATAGAGGCAACTGATGGCGGGGGTCTTTCTGGAAAATGCTCTGTTTCTATTCAGGTGGTGGATGTCAACGATAATTACCCAGAACTAATCATATCATCGCTCACCAATCCAATCCCAGAAAATTCACCAGAGACAGAGGTGGCTCTGTTTCGGGTTCGAGACCGAGACTCTGGAGAGAATGGAAGGACAATTTGTTCCATCCAGGATAGTGTTCCCTTTACACTGGAACCTTCCGTTGAGAACTTCTATAGACTGGTGACAGATGGAGCTCTGGACAGAGAGATCAGAGCTGAGTACAACATTACCATCTCCGTCACCGACCTGGGTATACCCAAGCTCACAACCCAGCACACCATAACAGTGCAGGTGTCCGACATCAACGACAATGCCCCCGCCTTTACTCAAGCCTCCTACACCATGTTCGTCCACGAGAACAACAGCCCTGCATTGCACATAGGCACCATCAGCGCCACAGATTCAGACTCAGGCTCCAATGCCCACATCACCTACTCACTGCTGCCACCCCAAGACCAGAGGCTGGCCCTCACCTCGCTAATCTCCATCAACGCTGACAACGG TGTGGATCGCGACTCTGGACAGAATGCCTGGCTGTCGTTCCAGCTACTCAAGGCCACGGAACCTGGGCTGTTCAGCGTGTGGGCGCACAATGGTGAGGTGCGCACCACCAGGCTGCTGAGTGAGCGAGATGCGCCCAAGCacaggctgctgctggtggtcAAGGACAATGGAGAGCCTCCGCGCTCTGCTAGCGTCACACTGCAGGTGCTAATGGTGGATGGCTTCTCTCAgccctacctgcctctgccagagGTGGTGCGCAACCCCAGTCACCAGGAAGGTGATGTGCTCACGCTGTACCTGGTCATAGCCTTggcttctgtgtcttctctcttccttttgtctgTGCTGCTGTTTGTGGGGGTGAGGCTGTGCAGGAGGGCCAGGGAGGTCTCTCTGGGTGGCTGCTCTGTGCCCGAGGGACACTTTCCTGGCCACCTGGTGGATGTCAGTGGCacagggaccctgtctcagagctACCAGTATGAGGTGTGTCTTTCAGGAGATTCTCAGAGTAATGAGTTCAAGTTCTTGAAGCCTGTGTTTTCTGGTATTGTAGACCAAAACTATGGTAGGCAACCAGATGATCAGTCCTTCCCAAGTGTTTTAGGCATGTGA